In Mucilaginibacter sp. KACC 22063, the genomic stretch GGTAGCTGTAAGAAACGCCTTGGTAAACTTCAGGTACCTGATCATAGTTCTGACCACCATCAAATGAAATGTAAACCAAAACACCGCCGTGGTCATTAAAATATTTGTCAATTTCAGGAACGGTAAGACTGGTAGAATAATTCACTCCACCGTCTGATGTGATCCAGCTTGAATTAGTGGTGGTGAATTGAATAGTCTGATTATTGTTTTGATTGATGTATTCCTTTTTGCATGAGGTAATAACAAGCGCAATTGCACAGAAGAACAGTAGTAGTGTCTTTTTCATAATTTGGATGTATTGAGTATTAATTATTACTGAAAAGACACTATCCGGTTTAAAAGGTTTAATAAAATTTAAAAAATATTTATTTATTAAAATATATTATTTGTTCATACATTCTTAATATGTAACAAGTAAATTACGCACCTATTTAAACGCCCCCATAAATGCCCCCTCCAATTTGCCCAAAATGTAAGCGCGAGTATACTGAACGTTTACCCAGAGGCTTCTTTTTGAAGAAAATATTATTTTTTCTTCCGTTAAAAAAATACTGGTGCGGAAAATGCAACAAGACAAGAATAGTGTGGTATAACGACGATAACGATTAATATATTACCTATGTAAATCATTATAAATTTCAATATCGTTAATTAGCATCTTAATATTTAAGAAGTAGTTTCTGTTATACATTAAACAATATGACTGTATCGGTGTTCATAAAGTTTATTAAACAGCGTTTTAAATGCGGTTTTTAAAGTTTAAAAATTTTTCCTCTTATACTTGCCGATCCTGATGCCTAAAAATCAAGAATTACTGAATGAACAGAAGCGACTATCTGCACTTGAGTCATACGATATTTTAGATACGGCAACCGAACAGGATTTTGATGATATTACCGAACTGGCCACTAATATTTGTGGCTTCCCTATTGGGTTGATCAGCTTTGTTGACAGCAGCCGCCAATGGTTTAAATCTGTTAGAGGTTTAAGCGTCCGCCAAACAGACAGGGCCCACTCTTTTTGTGCATACACGGTAGCTACTAATGACGTTTTTATTGTTGAAGATGCCCGTATAGATGATCGTTTTAAACATAACCCGTTAGTTACCGGCGATCCTCACATTGTTTTCTATGCCGGTGTACCTTTAACCAGCCAGGATGGTTATACACTTGGATCTTTATGCCTGATAGATAACAAGAAAAGAACGTTATCTGACATGCAGCTCAAATCTTTACAAATACTTTCGAGGCAGGTAATGGATAAGCTGGAGTTGCGCAAAAAGGTAGTAGAGCTTAGAAAGGCCAACAATGAGATTAATGAGTTGCGGAACGAACAATTTATACAGGAAAACGAGGCCCGTGAGGTAATCAAATACACGCCCATGGCGATGGCGCTGCACGTTGGTGAAAATATGACCATAAAGTTTGCGAACGAACTGATGCTGCAGGCCTGGGATAAAACTGATGAGGTATTCGGGAAGGCGTTTGCAGAAGCGCTGCCCGAATTAGCCGGGCTTGACTTTCCAACAACCATGCTTGGCGTATACAAAAGTGGTGTAGCGTTAAGATATGATAATGAACGGATGACTTACCTCCATCAGGGTGTTTATAAAGAATTTTATTATAGCTACGCCTTTACACCGCTCAAAACACCTAACGGAAATATCTGGGGGATACTAAATACGGCCCTTGATGTAACAGAAGTTGTTAAAGGCAGACTAAAGATTGAACAAGCAGAAGAACAATTGCGCCTGGCGCTCGATTCAGCCAAGTTGGGTACCTGGTATATAGTTCCGCAAACAAATGAGCTGGTACTCTCTGAACGTTCTAAAGAAATGTTCGGCTTTAAACCAGCAGAACAGATTACGCTTGAACGAGCTGTTGAAATTATTGATCAGAGCCACCGCGACAAGGTAATGTCGGCAATTACATCTGCCCTGGAAGAGGGCGCTCCATACAATATTGAATACCCTATTCTGCTTTCAGCCGGCGACCAGCGCCGCTGGGTAAGGGCCACAGGTAAAATTTTTGCTGCTACAGATGGCGCAGGGCAATTATTTTCAGGAACACTATTGGATATTACCCGGCAAAAAGAAGAAGAACAGCGCAAGAATGACTTTATCGGTATTGTAAGCCATGAGCTGCGTACGCCCATAACCTCTATCAGCGGTTATGCGCAGGTACTCCAGTTAAAGGCAAAAAAGTTGTCCGACCCTTCTATTTATGAAATTGCAAGCAAATCAAAGCTACAGGCCGACCGCATGGCTAAACTAATTAGTGGTTTTTTAGACATAGCGCGTATTGGCGAAGGGAAAATAAAGATAGAGTATCAAACATTTGACATGGCCGAGCTGGTAAAAGAAGCCGAGGAAGAATCGATAGCCACCATTACCACGCACCGGGTCATATTTAAACCCGTTGAACATACCCTTGTAAATGCTGATTGCGATAAAACACGCCAGGTAATAATTAACCTGATCAACAATGCCGTAAAATATTCACCTTCTGGTAGCGAGATACATGTTGCCTGTGTTACGCATCAAAAATTAGTACAGGTAAGCGTAACAGATAACGGAATGGGAATTAGCGAAAATGACCAACAGCACGTTTTTGAAAGGTTTTACCGGGTAGAGAGCGAGCAAATGAAAACCGTTAAGGGATTTGGAATAGGACTTTATCTGTGTAAAGAAATTATTGAACGCCACGGTGGTAAAATTGGTGTAGAAAGTGTATTAGGAAAAGGCAGCACTTTTTGGTTCACCCTGCCTGCATTATAAACAAACAAGGCCTTAGCCCGTTAAGAAAGTTTGTAAAGATTATTGATATGAAAGTTGTTAAACCGGTAAGATCAACTGTAGATACAATGTTCAGGGCTAAATTATATATATTTTTTAGCAGAAGTTTATGGATTTATCTTGCGGCCTGTATAGTAATCGCTTACTTTCAGCCCATATCTAATTACAGCAAACCATTATCTGCGGCTATTTACTTTGCATGCATCTCGATCATTGCATTATCGCTTTACTACCTAAGTGCAATGCTACTTGCAAAAAAGAAACCCTTAAATGCCAATTTGGTGTTTGATGAAGATAGTGTCGCCGTAGATCACCTGGCTACCGGAGAAATTGAAATCAAAGGCTGGAATTGGATTAAAAAAATAGATCTGCGTAACAACGGGGTGTATTTAGTAGCAAAAGATAAACGCAGGATGGTTATTTTCTTAGACAGGCTTACCACTGAAGAGTTTGATTTTTTTACCCGTATCAAAACAACCCTTAATAAATAAGCATTAGCATCAACCTATTTACTGAATTGCGGCCCGAAGAACTAAATAATATGATGTTGGAACATTATTTGCTAACTAATTGCAATTAAAGCGGTTTGGCAATCATTACTTCCTAAACTTAGCTTAGGACACACTTGTCAAATATGGAAAAAACATCTACGGCATACCAATTACCATTCGATAGCGATAGCGCAGTTAACCTCACGCTTATTAAAGCGGCATTAGATTCAAGTGTATCTGGCATTATCATTACAGATAACCAGCTTCCTGATAATCCGATTATTTATTGCAACAAATCATTTGAAGTTATGACCGGTTACAACCGCAGGGATATAATTGGACATAATTGTAGGTTTTTGCAGGCAGACGACAGGGAACAGATACAAAGGCAACAAATAAGGGATGCAATAAAAAATGGCGAAAGTGTTAGTGTAGAAATAAGAAATTACCGTAAAGACGGTGAACTTTTCTGGAACGAGTTATATGTTTCGCCAATAAAATCGGCAGAAGGTAATGTAACCCACTTTGTTGGTGTACAGCATGATGTTACCCGCCGTAGAAAAGCAGAAGATGATTTACGCCAGGAAAAAGAGAGCCGTGAAAGACAAATTGTTGAGCGCACTGCCGAACTTAACGTAAGCCGCGAATACCTGGAAAGTATAGTGCAAACCGTAAGAGAGAGCCTGCTTGTACTTGACCCCGATCTGCAGGTAATTAGTGTAAATCAGCATTTTTTAAATACATTTAAAGTAGGCCGGTCTGAAACCGAGCATAAAAGCCTGTACGACCTTGGAAACGGGCAGTGGAATATACCCAGGTTAAGAGAACTTCTTGAAAAAATATTGCCAACCAATAACCCAGTTCTTGATTTTGAGGTAGAGCATAACTTCCCTCATATTGGCAAAAAGCTAATGTTGCTTAACGCCCACCGTATTGAGCTGGAAGGCGAATATAAAGACCGCATATTATTAGCCATTGAAGATATCACTGAGCGCCGTGCCATAGAGCAGCGAAAAGATGATTTCTTATCTGTAGCCAGCCACGAGTTAAAAACCCCGCTAACTACCATAAAGGGTTACATACAGATTATGGAGCGTTTGCTTCCGCCCGAATCAAGCGATAAGCTAAAAGACATTATTAAAAAGACAGCGAAGCACGCCGATAAACTAAATAATCTGATCAAAGAGCTGTTAGAGGTTTCAAGGATACAAACCGGCAATATCACGCTGGTGCGTGAGCCATTTTACTTTGACCATATGGTAAATGAAACCATTGAAAGCTTGCAGGCAGCTTCTTCTAAACACAAAATTATTTTAAACGGTAAAACAGGCATTATTTATAATGGCGACGAATCACAGTTAAGCCAGGTGGTAAGTAACCTGTTATCAAATGCTTTGAAATACTCGCCTGAGGCTGATCATATTGATGTGTACCTGGCTGTTGTAAGTAACTACATCAAATTCTCGGTAACCGACTACGGGTTGGGTATAAGCCCTGCCGATCAGAAAAAGATATTCGAGCGTTTTTATCGCTCAACAGAAACTCAGAAAAACTTTCCCGGCATGGGAATCGGACTTTATATCTGCGAGCAGATCATTAAAAATCATGGCGGCAGCCTATGGGTAAACAGTGAATATGGCAAGGGATCTACCTTCAACTTTACCTTACCCATTAACTAAACAAACATGAAGAAAAAAATACTCATCTGTGATGATGATGAAGGCATATTAGAAATGCTTGAAATGGTACTTGATGGCGATGGATATGAAGTTTTAACAGTAAAAAACAGTTTGAAAATTTTTGACTGCATTAAACAGGAGCATCCTGATATGCTAATTTTAGATCTTTGGATGCCCGTATTATCCGGAGATCAGATTGCAATTAAGCTGAGATCAACACCTGATTATAAGAACCTTCCCATTATGATTATGTCGGCAAGCCGCGATGGTGAAGAGATTGCTAAGGCAGTATCTGCAAGTTCATATCTATCAAAACCCTTTGATCTCACTGATTTTCTGGTAGAAGTTGAAAAGCTTAGCGCATAAACTTTGCAACAACGGATGTATTATTAATCTGCATCAGGATGATATAGTGGAAGCCTGAACCAGAACTCGCTGCCATTATTTGGCGAACTGTTTACGCCAATAGTGCCCTTATGCTGTTCTATAATCTCTTTACAGAGATATAGGCCTATGCCAAAGCCTGCTATTGATTTCATGGCATGGCTTTCTACGCGGTAATACCTGTCAAACAACTTGTCAATATCCACAGGTGCAATACCAATGCCCTCATCTTTTACGGTAACCAGAACATCCGCCCCATCAATTACACAGGAGATGATTATGGTGCTGCCCGATGGAGAATATTTTACCGAGTTACTGATAAGATTTGTTAATACCTGCCCTATTTTGTCTTTATCTGCATTTACAAATGCGGGGGTTTCTGCTAAAAACAATAACTCGTTTTGGGTAAATGATGTTCTGCTCTCTTCCTCTGTTTCATGCAGCAAATCAACCATGTTAAACGGTTCCCTGTCAATGTATATCTTACCCGAGTCTAACCGCGATACATTAAGAAAGCCATTAATCATCCGGGTCATTTTACTGATCTGTTTATTAGCTTTTTCAAGCACATTACCGGCAAAATCATTTTGTATTTTAGCGGCATAACCACTTAATATCTGCAGATAGCCCTGTAATGATGTAAGCGGGGTTTTTAACTCATGGCTAACCATTCCAATAAAAGCATCTTTTCGCTCTTCCTCTAAACGCTGGCGGCTAATGTCTTGTACCACTCCCGAAAATGAGACCTCGTCGTCATTAAAACGTGAGATTTGCCCTGTTGACCTTAACCAGATCACCTTATCATCATTAAAACGCTTTTGCTGATAAATCACGTCATAAAATCCACCTCCATTTATCGCACGTTCAATTTCTTTCACAAGATATTCACGGTAATCGGGCATTACCTGGGCTATAGCCTGATCATAGGTCATGGGCTCACTGCCTTCATAACCAAAAATTTCAGCTAACACCGT encodes the following:
- a CDS encoding ATP-binding protein, with product MPKNQELLNEQKRLSALESYDILDTATEQDFDDITELATNICGFPIGLISFVDSSRQWFKSVRGLSVRQTDRAHSFCAYTVATNDVFIVEDARIDDRFKHNPLVTGDPHIVFYAGVPLTSQDGYTLGSLCLIDNKKRTLSDMQLKSLQILSRQVMDKLELRKKVVELRKANNEINELRNEQFIQENEAREVIKYTPMAMALHVGENMTIKFANELMLQAWDKTDEVFGKAFAEALPELAGLDFPTTMLGVYKSGVALRYDNERMTYLHQGVYKEFYYSYAFTPLKTPNGNIWGILNTALDVTEVVKGRLKIEQAEEQLRLALDSAKLGTWYIVPQTNELVLSERSKEMFGFKPAEQITLERAVEIIDQSHRDKVMSAITSALEEGAPYNIEYPILLSAGDQRRWVRATGKIFAATDGAGQLFSGTLLDITRQKEEEQRKNDFIGIVSHELRTPITSISGYAQVLQLKAKKLSDPSIYEIASKSKLQADRMAKLISGFLDIARIGEGKIKIEYQTFDMAELVKEAEEESIATITTHRVIFKPVEHTLVNADCDKTRQVIINLINNAVKYSPSGSEIHVACVTHQKLVQVSVTDNGMGISENDQQHVFERFYRVESEQMKTVKGFGIGLYLCKEIIERHGGKIGVESVLGKGSTFWFTLPAL
- a CDS encoding PAS domain-containing protein → MEKTSTAYQLPFDSDSAVNLTLIKAALDSSVSGIIITDNQLPDNPIIYCNKSFEVMTGYNRRDIIGHNCRFLQADDREQIQRQQIRDAIKNGESVSVEIRNYRKDGELFWNELYVSPIKSAEGNVTHFVGVQHDVTRRRKAEDDLRQEKESRERQIVERTAELNVSREYLESIVQTVRESLLVLDPDLQVISVNQHFLNTFKVGRSETEHKSLYDLGNGQWNIPRLRELLEKILPTNNPVLDFEVEHNFPHIGKKLMLLNAHRIELEGEYKDRILLAIEDITERRAIEQRKDDFLSVASHELKTPLTTIKGYIQIMERLLPPESSDKLKDIIKKTAKHADKLNNLIKELLEVSRIQTGNITLVREPFYFDHMVNETIESLQAASSKHKIILNGKTGIIYNGDESQLSQVVSNLLSNALKYSPEADHIDVYLAVVSNYIKFSVTDYGLGISPADQKKIFERFYRSTETQKNFPGMGIGLYICEQIIKNHGGSLWVNSEYGKGSTFNFTLPIN
- a CDS encoding response regulator, giving the protein MKKKILICDDDEGILEMLEMVLDGDGYEVLTVKNSLKIFDCIKQEHPDMLILDLWMPVLSGDQIAIKLRSTPDYKNLPIMIMSASRDGEEIAKAVSASSYLSKPFDLTDFLVEVEKLSA